ACTAAGTCGGCAAACACAGTACGAAGTTTTACACACAAAGGTGAGtccttttccaaataatttttttatttgaaatataaaGGGGCCTATTAAGAGAATAAAATGATGGTCTAGAAATTTCTTGGCGTTACATTTCttacaaaaaacttaaaataacgTTAgtcaaatgcatttttaaagatttatctGACTTGCCAGATTTTCATATCCCCTTAGAAATCGTATATATTCAAATcacatttataaaaataaaaaaaaaaaaacaagaaaataaaattttagatTGAAACCTGCTAAAATCAAAGTATGCTTTTAAAAAGATAGATTTTTATTGGCAATATCTAAAAACCACTTCGATCTTAAGAATTTCAATCAAATGTAGATCATTCAGGTTTTTTCCTCTAACTCTTCGAGCGATTTGTTTTATAAATcgtataaatatttgcatttaggTTCAGGAACTAACCAATATATTtgaatatatgaaaatattgtAGTTTTATCGTTTTATTAGCAAGGGGTTAAATTGTATTCCTTACCTAGACTTTCCACCTGCTACCGCGTCGCCAAAGGCTCCTACTTATCGTGTACAGAATATTAAGATTTTCACTCATTTCACCACGTACTTTCCGATACAAAAATGCGAATGAAGAGCATCCAGGATTTTCCCTGAAATTCCGTTTCATCTAAGCGATTTGCATACCTGCGTTTGACGCGTTCTGTCCTTTTTGGCGAACCCGACCTGTATCATTCACGCAAGCGCTGTGAAATCACGCGGAATTTCCGCGGCTGTCCAAAATGGACCAGAGACGTGGGCCGAAAGGACACTCATGTGTCCTTTTACCTGCCCAACCCGCGATGTCAGCCCAAACGTGACCTTGAAATATTTCCTCGGAATTACACCAGTAACGTTTAGCGCATGCGCTAAATGGCTTTTATATtgtatttgtaaaaataacaattattattaaagCGTATTTCGCATTATTTTCCGCAGGATTAGAGTACTCGAACAATAAAGCAGTTAGGGCTCAGGTAGCTGATAGCTGGGCCCTAACCGAAATGCAAAATGCCAAATAACGCCAAGATCCTAAAGCCAAGTGTCTAAGCCGACTGTCTTTGAGTCGAGTTTGCCTCGGTTACGGCTCAGTTTGGTCCGCATCTGTGCCGAATTGTCGGTTTTCGATCTCCGATCTTCGGTTTGAGAACCGAGTTTACGACTCGCTTCTCTTTGTAGGTGGCACTTGAGGGTGTCGCCGACGGCGGCATCGATTCAAATtaagattttcttttttgggcAAGTGTGCTGTGCAGCGTTTTCACCTTGTGGGATACATAAACACATGTACATGGTACATATATAGATCCGAGAAGGTAGGCTGGGGTGGGCCAGGGTCTTTAGCACAGGCGCCAGTTGTAAAAAGGCGGCTGGACAACTGGAACGTGCGATTGTCGACCCTTTGTCCCAGATTGATGCCCGAAACTGCTGGTGGCTTTCCCTGCACTTTCCACGCTCAAGTGTGGGTGTATTAAGCAGGGGGTACTTACCAAGCTCAGGTAGACGGTGTCCGAAGGTGTGTCTAATCAGCTGGCCGGACATCTGAGCCCGTTTTTATATCCCCCTGATCGAGCCTTTGCACTTGCACATGATCCACCGGATTTAATATCTTTATTCACCGATCCAGTGTGGGTTTAGGCGGGATTACTTTTTTAATACTTTAAAGGGAATCCGCTCGACACTTTTTATAGTGTCAGCAGACTTTTCCGCTCTAGGCTTTTATGTATAGTGTCAGGAAAACTAATCAAACTGAGACAGCCTATAGATTTCTAGAAGTTTATTTTAGTCTATATTTAATGATTTCAAAACTCATTTGcctatttttcattttatttcacTTGCAGATAGTAAAATCGACGATCGATTCCCTCACCACCACCGGTTTCGGCTGCACTTTGACGTCAAAAGCATTCCCGCCGAAGAAAAGCTGAAGGCCGCGGAGCTTCAGCTGACGCGAGACGCACTCAGCTTCCAGGCGGTGGCCAGGTCGACGTCTGCCAACCGGACACGGTACCAGGTGCTCGTTTACGACATCACCCGGGTGGGGTTGCGGGGTCAGCGGGAGCCGAGCTACTTGCTTTTAGACACCAAGACGGTGCGCCTGAACAGCACGGACACGGTCAGTCTGGACGTCCAGCCGGCCGTGGACCGGTGGTTGGCGGAGCCGCAGCGGAACTTCGGACTGCTGGTGGAAGTGCGGACCGTCCGCTCGCTGAAGCCGGCGCCGCACCCCCATGTGCGTCTGCGTCGCAGCGCGGACGAGGCGCACGAGCAGTGGCAGCACAAGCAGCCACTATTGTTCACCTACACGGACGATGGGCGGCACAAGGCGCGCTCCATCCGTGACGTGTCTGGGTCGGAGGGCGGTGGCAATGGGGGCGGAGGTGGCAAGGGCGGAAACCGGAACCGTCGGCACCATCGACGCCGCAAGAACCACGACGACACCTGCCGGCGCCACTCGCTCTACGTGGACTTCTCCGACGTCGGTTGGGACGACTGGATTGTGGCGCCACCAGGCTACGACGCGTACTACTGCCACGGCAAGTGCCCCTTCCCGCTGGCCGACCACTTCAACTCGACGAACCACGCGGTGGTGCAGATGCTGGTCAACGACCTAAACCCCGGGAAGGTGCCGAAGGCGTGTTGCGTTCCCACCCAGCTGGAGAGCGTGGCCATGCTGTACCTCAATGACCAAAGTACGGTGGTGCTGAAGAACTACCAGGAGATGACCGTGGTGGGGTGCGGCTGTCGATAGATTCGAGTGGCCAGCGACCGGCAGCAGGAACCGGAGCCGGTTCCCAGATTGAAGAGATAGCGAGAGCGAGAGAGCATCAAATGCTGTTTGGTTCCAAGCCGTCAATGCTTTAAACACAACGCAAACAAAATGGACtgaatatttgaattttaagtGTAAATCGTTAGACTTTAATCGTAACGTACGAGTATATATCAGGCTGCAGCCACGCCCCTACCCAGAAAGCCATCCACCAACCGCCCGAACGCCCACCCGCCCGCTTACCTTGGGGCTTCTGTCAGTTTCCCCAGCCAGGCTGGAGAAAACGCTAGATCAGAGCCGTATTCCCTTGGGAAATCAATAAAGGAAGAGAGCACGAGTCCACTGTAAATAGCCGCCACGCCCCCAAAAACACACGAACCCACCCGAATCTATCAGATACACGAGATCCCTCCGTATCCGATGGTGCGCTGCTGCTGTTCAAGAGGAAGCTTAGCGAAAATTCGACAGGGGGAGACCAATTGAACAAATTGTATAAAATtactattatttaaaaaatactatatcTGTGCGAATAATTAGTGTCTATGTAATTGTATGTGGAGAGAATGACGTTCTACTAGCCcttttgttaataattttataaagcGAATCCGTTGTAAATTAACTAGTTGCAGCATCAAAGCGGGAGTGCAAGAGGACGACGGAGCACATCCTGAAACTAGGTTCTGTAGCTATATGTATTAAACacttatatactttatatgcAATGTTACGCAACTCACACAGAACACCACACATTCATCCGTAAGCATAAGCCAACATATCGACGAATCGGTATTGAACTTCGTTCCGAAATCAACTAAACGTAATTGTATAAATGAGGAAGCATATTcctaaacaaaatataaacgtATGgtctataaatatatgaaatacCAATTTACATCGTTATGCGTTCTAAGCTAAGCTCGAATAAATCCGTAAACGTTAATTAATACCTAGCCATTAAGCAGTAACAGTAAGCTCAGCATGTTGGATAAATTaatagaaacaaaacaaaaaaaaaaccacaaaaataaaatctacgGAAGAGGAGTATCTATTCGTGCCTGATGTTGCAGAGCACGATTTGTATATGCAAACTTTTCACacaatataaattttattattttatttatttaaaaaaagcaaaacataTGTTTGACGATGAAGAGAGCGagaaggaaaagaaaaaatataaaagaaaacaatttattaaaaaaatctagctggttttttatttttacggGATAAAATAGGGTACATTAATAAAAAGAAGAGATATTTAAAGAGATATTTAAAGAgatatttatttcataaaaaagaTCACTTTTggttcaaaaataaaaataataaaaaactttaaataaaaaagtttaatccttcgagccggatttGAACCAGCGACCTATGGATGCCTGCTCTGTGCTATTGCACCCGAATCTCTCACTACAGTCCACCGCTCTACCAACTGAGCTATCGAAGGTGATGAACGTCGAGGGGCGAACGGAAAACTTAGCTGGCTTATCTGAacgaagaaaaaaatatataaaaaaaaaagtaatgcTTATCGCAGCATTAAACGAAGAAACAACACTGCCATAGGTATGCGTCCATACGTGTTACGATAACTGCGAATCGCAGTTTAGATTAAATAAAAGACTAGGGGcgagtaaaaaataaataaattgatatTAAACAAATCAGGTGGCGAAACCAAACGCGGAGCCACGACTCAACGGGTAATTTGTTGTCCGACCCAGTGCAAGTGACGCTAAAAAGCCAGATCGGGTGGAAGATAGCGATTCGATTGCATATCACCTTTCCTAGAAGCTGTCCAGCTTCGAACAAATTGCTGGCAAATGGAATGTCACAGAGCCATTGAATCTATTCGAACAGCTGAGTGAACTTAGATGCCGATAAGGCGGTCAACGTATTCACAGTGTAGTTCAACAAAACTTGAAAGCGAATTAGAATTACACAAGAGCCGGACAGTTTGGTTCCTCGAAGtgagtaaaaaataaatcaatgcTCTCTCAAGGTCAAAGTAAAataatgaatttaaaatacaaaCGAGTACGAGAAGAACGGCTGATAAGAACGGGGCTTTCTCCGGACTCGGCTATTAATCTAAAAACGACCC
This region of Drosophila bipectinata strain 14024-0381.07 chromosome 2L, DbipHiC1v2, whole genome shotgun sequence genomic DNA includes:
- the dpp gene encoding protein decapentaplegic isoform X2 translates to MRAWLLLLAVLATFQTIVRVASTEDISLRFIAAIAPPPKILQQPQPQQKQPAGPQQTALAKAFNPFNEPLYTSSDSDKSHLSKSLKSNKNKAKKPSKSDANRQFNEVHKPRTDQLENSKNKSKQLVNKPNKMAVKEQMKTKQVNQNKKQQEPPAPSTESHQSTAESSVMEHLEPEPEPVLVLDKEVASIKVPANAEAIIAEKGPSTYSKKELIKDKLKPDPSTLVEIENSLLSLFNMKRPPKIDRSKIIIPEAMKKLYAEIMGHELDSVNIPKPGLLTKSANTVRSFTHKDSKIDDRFPHHHRFRLHFDVKSIPAEEKLKAAELQLTRDALSFQAVARSTSANRTRYQVLVYDITRVGLRGQREPSYLLLDTKTVRLNSTDTVSLDVQPAVDRWLAEPQRNFGLLVEVRTVRSLKPAPHPHVRLRRSADEAHEQWQHKQPLLFTYTDDGRHKARSIRDVSGSEGGGNGGGGGKGGNRNRRHHRRRKNHDDTCRRHSLYVDFSDVGWDDWIVAPPGYDAYYCHGKCPFPLADHFNSTNHAVVQMLVNDLNPGKVPKACCVPTQLESVAMLYLNDQSTVVLKNYQEMTVVGCGCR
- the dpp gene encoding protein decapentaplegic isoform X1, whose amino-acid sequence is MQRSRTARIGCCCSCSQRTCGFWTITETSACIGAPELQATMRAWLLLLAVLATFQTIVRVASTEDISLRFIAAIAPPPKILQQPQPQQKQPAGPQQTALAKAFNPFNEPLYTSSDSDKSHLSKSLKSNKNKAKKPSKSDANRQFNEVHKPRTDQLENSKNKSKQLVNKPNKMAVKEQMKTKQVNQNKKQQEPPAPSTESHQSTAESSVMEHLEPEPEPVLVLDKEVASIKVPANAEAIIAEKGPSTYSKKELIKDKLKPDPSTLVEIENSLLSLFNMKRPPKIDRSKIIIPEAMKKLYAEIMGHELDSVNIPKPGLLTKSANTVRSFTHKDSKIDDRFPHHHRFRLHFDVKSIPAEEKLKAAELQLTRDALSFQAVARSTSANRTRYQVLVYDITRVGLRGQREPSYLLLDTKTVRLNSTDTVSLDVQPAVDRWLAEPQRNFGLLVEVRTVRSLKPAPHPHVRLRRSADEAHEQWQHKQPLLFTYTDDGRHKARSIRDVSGSEGGGNGGGGGKGGNRNRRHHRRRKNHDDTCRRHSLYVDFSDVGWDDWIVAPPGYDAYYCHGKCPFPLADHFNSTNHAVVQMLVNDLNPGKVPKACCVPTQLESVAMLYLNDQSTVVLKNYQEMTVVGCGCR